Proteins from a single region of Styela clava chromosome 1, kaStyClav1.hap1.2, whole genome shotgun sequence:
- the LOC120344331 gene encoding uncharacterized protein LOC120344331, with amino-acid sequence MLTKGYIVIGFLVSCIQQILCYGIDSNNNGILDFDCRPKYGCEFSKCDPIPPHMYMIPGFSPEVYRKHRYYYITCEPKINSTEALRGAKGEIGTRGEPGPRGEVGPAGPPGPKGMPGSKGEHGFGIPGMMGPRGMHGVPGRPGPPGPPGAPGPNTQEVNVMIGMEVKKQLLAIRNLFFSTTGWYKAENNLWYKLFKYRVDYQTARIHCMDIGGRLASTGLRDENYRKKILNDVVKPVGFYTWIGMDDLQKQYFWLWSDGTPAWRSKTDWRDGEPGQTEGENCVGLHVDLHLVDNVCSASWYYLCESGY; translated from the exons ATGCTGACGAAGGGATATATAGTAATTGGCTTCCTAGTTTCGTGTATCCAACAAATTTTATGTTACGGAATTGACAGCAACAATAATGGGATTCTCGATTTCGACTGCAGGCCAAAGTATGGATGTGAATTTTCCAAATGCGACCCAATCCCTCCGCACATGTACATGATACCTGGATTTAGTCCAGAAGTTTATCGCAAACATAGATACTACTACATTACTTGTGAACCGAAGATAAATTCCACGGAGGCACTACGAGGAGCTAAAGGCGAAATAGGTACTCGGGGCGAACCCGGGCCTCGTGGGGAAGTAGGCCCAGCAGGGCCACCCGGGCCCAAGGGAATGCCCGGATCTAAAGGAGAGCACGGGTTTGGAATCCCAGGAATGATGGGTCCTAGAGGAATGCATGGAGTTCCTGGGCGTCCCGGGCCACCTGGACCACCCGGAGCGCCCGGTCCTAATACACAAGAAGTTAACGTGATGATTGGAATGGAGGTGAAAAAACAGCTGTTAG CAATCAGGAATCTCTTCTTCAGTACAACTGGTTGGTATAAGGCGGAAAACAATCTATGGTacaaactgttcaaatacagaGTTGATTATCAAACCGCAAGAATTCATTGTATGGATATAGGAGGGAGATTAGCTTCAACAGGACTTCGTGATGAGAACTACAGAAA aaaaattttgaatgatgttgTAAAGCCAGTTGGGTTTTACACCTGGATTGGTATGGACGACTTGCAGAAACAATACTTCTGGTTGTGGTCAGATGGAACACCAGCTTGGCGCAGTAAAACAGATTGGAGAGATGGAGAACCTGGACAAACTGAGGGAGAGAATTGTGTCGGTCTTCACGTAGATTTGCATTTAGTTGACAATGTATGCTCTGCATCATGGTATTATTTATGTGAGAGCGGATACTAG
- the LOC120345162 gene encoding beta-1,3-galactosyltransferase 1-like: MQIYCRCPTRVKFTYLFCFSLTLCLVLKIAIFMSSPPVTKQNIAKYFEATSNKLTLLAHKYNCEAIDEFLKNGTTPREHLEFLAKPWRINVSASPASLFHNNNVVELWSSIAVVKSSIMNENRRFAIRETWGKFKFIDGVRLETVFILGTTDDIQLQKEIIEENGIYGDILQVDLPDTKENVPAKTLAGMRWISQNIPDTWLYSSVDDDFILHPPNFIRYVESVKRDRISKTLPIMCIYAYRKAEEINRKRGSPWYISPEQYAAKNWPPYCRGGWYTMPTETASKLYEISRTTPFLKLDDVWITGIIRLIMNDRENKPVPPGSHVSEYGITFAPLADRTNNQLYYNQYENDLGKVIVSHTWSGNYGLFAHSIENDIENIWSKWETAVLERMKYYIQAI, translated from the exons ATGCAAATTTACTGCCGATGTCCGACACGGGTGAAATTCActtatttattttgcttttcCTTGACTCTATGCCTTGTTCTCAAGATAGCAATTTTTATGTCTTCCCCTCCCGTAACCAAACAAAACATCGCAAAATATTTCGAGGCAACTTCAAACAAACTGACATTGCTTGCACACAAATACAACTGCGAAGCAATTGACGAGTTTCTCAAAAACGGCACAACCCCTAGAGAGCATTTGGAATTTCTTGCGAAACCCTGGAGAATAAATGTATCTGCTTCTCCAGCTAGTTTATTTCACAACAATAACGTTG TTGAATTATGGTCATCTATCGCTGTAGTCAAATCAAGTATTATGAACGAAAATCGCAGGTTTGCTATTCGTGAAACATGGgggaaattcaaatttattgatgGAGTTAGACTCGAAACTGTATTTATCTTGGGAACTACTGATGATATTCAGctacaaaaagaaataataGAAGAAAATGGAATATACGGTGATATACTTCAGGTTGATCTACCAGACACCAAAGA AAATGTTCCTGCAAAGACGTTGGCGGGAATGAGATGGATTTCTCAAAATATCCCGGACACCTGGCTTTACTCTTCAGTAGACGATGACTTCATCCTACATCCACCAAATTTCATCCGATACGTTGAAAGCGTGAAACGAGATAGAATTTCCAAAACTCTACCAATCATGTGTATTTACGCTTACAGAAAAGCCGAGGAGATTAATAGAAAAAGAGGCAGTCCTTGGTATATTTCACCAGAGCAGTATGCAGCAAAGAATTGGCCCCCGTACTGTCGCGGTGGTTGGTATACAATGCCAACGGAAACCGCTTCAaaattgtatgaaatatcaaGAACCACTCCGTTTCTAAAACTTGATGATGTTTGGATAACAGGTATAATAAGGCTTATCATGAACGATCGTGAAAATAAACCGGTTCCTCCAGGTAGCCATGTCTCCGAGTACGGTATTACTTTTGCTCCCCTGGCGGATAGAACAAACAATCAATTGTATTATAATCAATATGAGAATGATTTAGGCAAGGTGATAGTCAGCCATACTTGGTCCGGTAATTATGGCCTGTTTGCACATAGTATTGAAAAtgatatagaaaatatttgGAGTAAGTGGGAGACAGCGGTATTGGAgagaatgaaatattatattcaagCGATTTAA